A single genomic interval of Saccharothrix saharensis harbors:
- a CDS encoding cation:proton antiporter — MVLSSAPPSTLGAHSLLVFLVQVAVLLGVALVLGRLAVRIGVPAVVGELSSGVLLGPSLLGTFAPVFDEPAQLHLLDAVGQIGVLLLVGFTGMHLDLGLARRQGRAAAWVGAGGLLVPLGLGVAAGFLLPATMLGPEAERPVFALFMGVAVCVSAIPVIAKVLLEMNLLHRDIGQLTITSAAVDDVVGWSLLAVVSGMAAASGLTAGHVAWTVGALVLVVLLAVVAGRPVTRGALRLAERSGDPGVTVAVVVLLVIAFAAGTHALELEPVLGAFMCGLVISSVGGVAREPMSVVRTFVMGVLAPLFFATAGLRMDLTALRHPAVLGTALAVLLVAVVGKFTGAYAGARLARLSHWQGLALGAGLNARGVIGVIVALVGLRLEVLTTEAYTVVVLVSVVTSLMAPPTLRYAARRIAVTDEERERERAFGGVQALSRVESR; from the coding sequence GTGGTCCTGTCCTCCGCGCCGCCGAGCACCCTCGGCGCGCACTCGTTGCTCGTGTTCCTGGTCCAGGTGGCCGTCCTGCTCGGGGTGGCGCTCGTGCTCGGGCGGCTCGCCGTCCGCATCGGCGTGCCCGCCGTGGTCGGCGAGCTGTCCTCGGGTGTGCTGCTCGGGCCGTCGCTGCTCGGCACGTTCGCCCCGGTCTTCGACGAACCGGCGCAGCTGCACCTGCTCGACGCCGTCGGCCAGATCGGCGTGCTGCTGCTGGTGGGCTTCACCGGGATGCACCTCGACCTCGGGCTGGCCCGCCGCCAGGGCCGGGCCGCCGCCTGGGTCGGTGCCGGCGGCCTGCTCGTGCCGCTGGGGCTCGGCGTGGCGGCGGGGTTCCTGTTACCCGCGACCATGCTCGGCCCGGAGGCGGAACGGCCGGTGTTCGCGCTGTTCATGGGTGTGGCGGTGTGCGTGAGCGCAATCCCGGTGATCGCCAAGGTGCTGCTGGAGATGAACCTGCTGCACCGCGACATCGGGCAGCTGACCATCACCTCGGCCGCCGTGGACGACGTGGTGGGCTGGTCGCTGCTGGCCGTGGTGTCCGGGATGGCCGCCGCCTCCGGGCTGACCGCCGGGCACGTGGCGTGGACGGTGGGCGCGCTGGTGCTGGTGGTCCTGCTCGCGGTGGTCGCGGGACGGCCGGTGACGCGGGGCGCGCTGCGGCTGGCGGAGCGGTCCGGTGACCCCGGCGTGACCGTGGCGGTGGTCGTGCTGCTGGTGATAGCGTTCGCCGCCGGCACCCACGCCCTGGAGCTGGAACCGGTCCTGGGGGCTTTCATGTGCGGCTTGGTCATCTCCTCGGTCGGCGGTGTCGCCCGCGAACCGATGTCCGTGGTCCGCACGTTCGTCATGGGGGTCCTCGCACCGCTGTTCTTCGCCACCGCGGGCTTGCGGATGGACCTCACGGCGCTGCGGCACCCGGCGGTGCTGGGCACGGCCCTGGCCGTGCTGCTGGTGGCCGTGGTGGGCAAGTTCACGGGTGCCTACGCGGGTGCCAGACTGGCCCGGCTCAGCCACTGGCAGGGCCTCGCGCTGGGCGCGGGGCTCAACGCGCGCGGTGTCATCGGCGTGATCGTGGCGCTGGTGGGCCTGAGGTTGGAAGTGCTGACGACCGAGGCTTACACGGTCGTGGTGCTGGTGTCGGTCGTGACGTCGCTGATGGCGCCACCGACGTTGCGGTACGCGGCACGGCGGATCGCCGTGACCGATGAGGAGCGCGAGCGCGAGCGGGCGTTCGGCGGCGTGCAAGCCCTTTCGAGAGTGGAGTCCCGATGA